In Sporosarcina psychrophila, a genomic segment contains:
- a CDS encoding electron transfer flavoprotein subunit alpha/FixB family protein, with product MSKKVVVLGEAREGALRNVSFEAIAAAKKISGGGEVVGVLLGDAVQSLAEEMIHYGADRVVTVEHPHLKLYTSDAFSQAFMAVYEQEKPEAIVFGHTALGKDLSPKIASKLASGLISDVTTIEGEGDAAVFIRPIFSGKAFEKVKNKDGLLFITVRPNNIAPLEHDAGRTGDVAALSVDVTNLRTIISEVIRKSTEGVDLSEAKVVVAGGRGVKSAEGFEPLQELATLLGGAIGASRGACDADYCDYSLQIGQTGKVVTPDLYIAAGISGAIQHMAGMSNSKVIVAINKDSEANIFKVADYGIVGDLFEVIPMMIEEIKKIMTN from the coding sequence ATGTCTAAAAAAGTAGTAGTACTTGGGGAAGCACGAGAAGGAGCTTTGCGTAACGTTTCATTCGAAGCGATTGCAGCTGCTAAAAAGATTTCGGGAGGCGGAGAGGTTGTCGGGGTATTGCTCGGCGATGCTGTTCAGTCACTTGCAGAAGAAATGATTCATTACGGAGCAGACCGTGTCGTTACTGTGGAACATCCACATTTGAAACTATATACTTCTGACGCATTCAGCCAAGCGTTTATGGCGGTTTACGAACAAGAGAAACCGGAAGCTATTGTGTTCGGTCACACAGCTTTAGGGAAAGATTTGTCACCTAAGATTGCTAGTAAACTAGCATCAGGTTTAATCTCTGATGTAACTACTATTGAAGGCGAGGGCGATGCTGCGGTATTCATCCGTCCAATCTTCTCTGGTAAAGCATTTGAAAAAGTGAAGAACAAAGACGGACTTCTATTCATCACAGTACGTCCGAATAACATTGCGCCTTTAGAGCACGACGCAGGCAGAACTGGCGACGTAGCTGCACTATCTGTTGATGTTACCAATCTTCGTACAATCATTTCAGAAGTTATTCGTAAATCGACAGAGGGTGTCGATCTTTCAGAAGCGAAAGTTGTTGTTGCAGGGGGCCGTGGCGTGAAAAGTGCGGAAGGCTTCGAACCATTGCAAGAACTTGCGACACTTTTAGGTGGAGCAATCGGTGCATCTCGTGGAGCGTGTGACGCGGATTACTGTGACTATTCTCTACAAATCGGGCAAACTGGTAAAGTTGTTACACCGGACTTGTACATTGCTGCAGGAATTTCGGGGGCAATCCAACATATGGCAGGAATGTCTAACTCGAAAGTAATCGTGGCAATCAATAAAGATTCAGAAGCGAATATTTTCAAAGTAGCAGACTATGGAATTGTTGGTGACCTTTTCGAGGTTATTCCGATGATGATTGAAGAAATTAAAAAAATTATGACAAACTAA
- the trxA gene encoding thioredoxin, protein MAIIHATDQNFDENIKEGLVLVDFWAPWCGPCKMIAPVLEELNGEIEGKANIVKVDVDDNQETAGKYGIMSIPTLVLFKDGEIVDKVVGFKPKEALAELIAKHA, encoded by the coding sequence ATGGCTATTATTCACGCGACTGATCAGAATTTTGACGAAAATATTAAAGAAGGACTTGTCCTTGTTGACTTTTGGGCACCTTGGTGTGGACCTTGTAAAATGATCGCTCCAGTTCTTGAAGAATTAAACGGCGAAATCGAAGGTAAAGCGAACATTGTTAAAGTTGACGTTGATGACAACCAAGAAACAGCTGGTAAATATGGTATCATGTCAATCCCTACTTTGGTTCTTTTCAAAGATGGAGAAATTGTTGACAAAGTTGTCGGCTTTAAACCAAAAGAAGCACTTGCTGAATTGATTGCAAAACACGCTTAA
- the uvrC gene encoding excinuclease ABC subunit UvrC, producing the protein MNELIAEKLAILPELPGCYLMKDRQGTIIYVGKAKVLKNRVRSYFTGSHDAKTQRLVGEIIDFEYIVTSTNLEALVLELNLIKQYDPKYNIMLKDDKTYPYLKLTAERHPKLIITRQVKKDKGKYFGPYPHAFAAGETKKLLDRLYPYRKCHTMPDRVCLYYHLGQCLAPCVNEVELETYKEMVDDITRFLNGGYKSVKKELTEKMAAAAENLEFERAKEYRDQIVNIEAIMEKQAMTMSDFTDRDVFGFAVDNGWMCVQVFFVRQGKLIERDVSLFPVYQEPEEELLTFIGQFYGKSQHLIPKEILLPQGMDSEIVRQLLDVNVFIPQRGKKKDLVHLAIKNAEISLKEKFQLIERQELRTIGACEELGKAMNITIPYRIEAFDNSHMYGSDAVSAMVSFLDGKPNRKDYRKYKTKTAAAHDDYAAMREVVRRRYIRVLKDDLPLPDLIVIDGGKGHMEAAREIIEDELNLSIPIAGLAKDDKHQTAQLLYGNPIEMIPLKRTSEAFYLLQRIQDEVHRFAITFHRQRRETNSLTSALDGLPGVGPKRKTLLLKHFESMKKIREASVEELQQAGLPKVVAESVETYFREEALREKK; encoded by the coding sequence ATGAATGAGTTAATCGCAGAAAAGTTGGCCATATTACCGGAGTTGCCAGGCTGTTATTTGATGAAAGATAGGCAAGGGACAATCATTTATGTGGGAAAAGCGAAAGTGTTGAAAAATCGGGTTCGTAGTTATTTTACGGGTAGCCATGATGCTAAAACACAGCGACTTGTTGGAGAAATCATAGACTTTGAATATATTGTCACTTCAACCAACCTGGAAGCGCTTGTCCTCGAGTTGAACCTTATCAAACAGTATGATCCGAAATATAATATCATGTTAAAAGATGATAAGACCTATCCATACTTAAAATTAACGGCAGAGCGTCATCCGAAACTAATCATTACGAGACAAGTGAAAAAAGACAAAGGGAAATACTTCGGTCCGTATCCTCATGCTTTTGCCGCCGGTGAAACGAAAAAGTTGCTTGACCGGCTCTATCCTTATCGAAAATGTCATACGATGCCTGATCGGGTCTGTTTGTATTACCATCTTGGCCAGTGCCTCGCCCCTTGTGTCAATGAAGTGGAATTGGAAACGTACAAGGAAATGGTTGATGATATTACCCGCTTTTTGAATGGCGGCTATAAAAGTGTGAAAAAAGAATTGACGGAAAAAATGGCTGCAGCTGCGGAGAATTTGGAGTTTGAGCGCGCGAAAGAATACCGCGATCAGATTGTTAATATTGAAGCGATTATGGAAAAACAGGCGATGACGATGAGTGATTTCACTGATCGTGATGTCTTCGGATTTGCTGTGGACAATGGATGGATGTGTGTTCAAGTCTTTTTCGTCCGTCAGGGAAAGCTAATTGAACGGGATGTATCGCTATTCCCGGTTTATCAAGAACCGGAAGAAGAACTGCTAACGTTCATCGGGCAGTTTTACGGTAAGTCCCAACATTTAATCCCGAAAGAAATCCTGTTGCCTCAGGGAATGGATAGTGAAATCGTCCGTCAACTTCTAGATGTCAACGTCTTCATTCCGCAGCGCGGTAAAAAGAAAGATCTCGTCCATCTAGCCATCAAGAATGCTGAGATATCATTGAAAGAAAAGTTCCAACTTATTGAACGACAAGAACTTCGTACAATTGGCGCATGTGAAGAACTTGGCAAGGCGATGAATATCACCATACCGTACCGTATTGAAGCATTTGATAATTCACATATGTACGGTTCAGATGCCGTCTCTGCGATGGTGTCATTCCTTGATGGGAAACCGAACCGTAAAGACTACCGAAAGTATAAGACGAAAACTGCGGCAGCACACGATGACTATGCGGCGATGCGTGAAGTTGTAAGGCGGCGTTATATCCGTGTGCTAAAGGATGATTTGCCATTACCTGACCTTATCGTTATAGATGGTGGTAAAGGTCATATGGAAGCGGCCAGGGAAATCATTGAAGATGAGTTGAACTTGTCGATTCCAATTGCTGGACTTGCGAAGGACGATAAACACCAGACGGCGCAACTTCTCTATGGCAATCCGATTGAAATGATCCCGCTAAAGAGAACGAGTGAAGCGTTTTACTTGTTACAGCGAATTCAAGACGAGGTGCACAGGTTTGCAATTACTTTCCACAGGCAACGGCGCGAAACTAATTCATTGACATCAGCGCTCGATGGATTACCAGGCGTCGGACCGAAACGGAAAACATTATTACTTAAACACTTTGAATCTATGAAAAAGATTCGTGAAGCATCCGTTGAAGAGCTGCAACAAGCGGGCTTGCCGAAGGTGGTTGCGGAATCAGTGGAAACGTATTTCCGTGAAGAGGCATTGCGAGAAAAGAAGTAA
- a CDS encoding aspartate kinase encodes MERIVMKFGGTSVANPERIARAAKLVQGEVSRGNQVAVIVSAMGKTTDDLLKLAVEVNPKAGRRELDMLLATGEQVTASLLAMAIAAQGLEARSYTGWQAGVTTESVHGNARIEQVHADKVVSTLESGAVAVITGFQGADSSGELTTLGRGGSDTSAVAIAIAIDAAICDIYTDVEGVFTTDPRLIGQAKKLEEISYDEMLEIANLGAGVLHPRAVEFAKNHQMPLRVRPAHMEGEGTIIKEEIDLENNLIVRGIAFERDIIRITVMYDVPYNGSLANIFTALADHHVNVDIIVQTIMEGVQPSVSFSIKKEDFAEAINVLETEKEALGYNRADFEVGLAKVSIVGSGMVSNPGVAAQMFEILRSASVPVKMVSTSEIKVSVVIPESDMEIAVAALHKQFGLDND; translated from the coding sequence ATGGAACGAATTGTAATGAAATTTGGTGGCACATCAGTTGCGAACCCCGAGAGGATTGCACGCGCTGCAAAGCTTGTACAAGGTGAAGTAAGTCGGGGGAATCAAGTTGCGGTTATCGTCTCTGCAATGGGGAAAACAACGGATGATCTTCTAAAGCTCGCCGTGGAAGTTAATCCGAAAGCGGGCCGCCGCGAACTTGATATGCTACTTGCGACAGGTGAGCAAGTAACAGCATCCCTTTTAGCGATGGCAATTGCGGCACAAGGTTTGGAGGCTCGCTCATATACAGGGTGGCAAGCGGGTGTAACGACAGAGTCAGTTCACGGCAATGCGCGAATCGAGCAAGTCCATGCAGATAAGGTTGTATCGACGCTTGAATCGGGTGCTGTTGCAGTGATAACCGGCTTTCAAGGTGCTGACAGCTCGGGTGAGTTGACAACACTTGGTCGCGGGGGATCTGATACAAGTGCTGTGGCGATTGCGATTGCAATAGATGCAGCTATCTGTGATATTTACACAGACGTTGAAGGGGTATTTACGACAGATCCAAGATTAATTGGACAAGCGAAGAAACTTGAGGAAATATCATATGATGAAATGCTTGAAATCGCGAATTTAGGCGCAGGAGTACTTCACCCAAGAGCGGTGGAGTTTGCCAAGAACCATCAAATGCCGCTTCGGGTCAGACCTGCACATATGGAAGGTGAAGGAACGATTATCAAGGAGGAAATTGATTTGGAAAACAATTTAATTGTTCGGGGCATCGCCTTTGAAAGAGATATTATTCGGATTACAGTTATGTATGACGTTCCATACAATGGCTCGCTTGCGAATATATTCACTGCACTTGCGGATCACCATGTTAACGTCGATATTATCGTCCAGACAATTATGGAAGGCGTACAGCCGTCTGTGTCATTTTCCATTAAGAAAGAGGATTTTGCAGAAGCTATTAATGTTTTGGAGACAGAAAAAGAAGCCCTTGGTTACAACAGAGCCGACTTTGAAGTGGGTCTTGCGAAAGTTTCAATCGTTGGAAGTGGAATGGTATCCAACCCAGGAGTCGCTGCACAAATGTTTGAGATACTCCGTAGTGCATCAGTTCCTGTGAAAATGGTTAGTACGTCTGAAATCAAGGTATCCGTAGTTATTCCAGAATCGGATATGGAAATAGCGGTAGCGGCGCTTCATAAACAATTCGGGTTAGACAACGACTGA